Within the Candidatus Krumholzibacteriia bacterium genome, the region CCTCATCGCCACCATTCTTTCGGCCCAGTGCACCGATGCGCGGGTGAACATGGTGACCCCGGCGCTCTTCGCCCGCTACCCCGACGCCCGCGCCTTCGCCGAGGCGGATCTGGGCGAGCTCGAGGAGATGATCCGGAGCACGGGTTTCTACCACAACAAGGCGCGCAACATCATCGCCTGCGCGCGGGAGCTCCTGCTGCGCCACGGTGGCCAGGTGCCGGCGGATCTGGAAAGCCTGGTGGCGCTGCCAGGGATCGGGCGCAAGACCGCCAATGTTGTCCTGGGCAACGCCTTCGGGATCCCCGGGCTGGTGGTGGATACCCACGTCACGCGTCTCGCCAACCTCATGTTCTTGACAGCCCAGAAGGACCCGAACAAGATCGAAACCGACCTCATGGAGGTCGTGCCGCGCGAGAAGTGGACGAACCTGGCTCACCTCTTCATCGAGCATGGACGCCGGGTGTGCGTGGCGCGCCGCCCTCGGTGCGGGGACTGTGTGTTGCACGACGTCTGCCCTTCGAGCGCGGTGTGAGGAATGACCGCTGGGCGTCCGGAGGACCGGTGGGTAGCGTTTCCTTCGAGATCCCCAGTCAGCACGGAAAGTCATTGCGCGGCGATTGCCTGGAGCCGGAGGGCAGCGGCCCCTGGCCCGTCGTGGTCGTCTGCCACGGTTTCAAAGGGTTCAAGAACTGGGGATTCTTCCCCGAGTTGGGCCAGCGGCTGGCGCAGGCCGGCTTCGCCACCGTCCTCTTCAACTTCTCCGGCGCCGGTGTGGGGCCGGACCTGCTCACCTTCACCGATTTCGAGGCCTTCGCTCGCGACACGATCTCGCAGCAGATCGACGACCTGGGCGGCGTTCTCGATGCCCTGCATGCCCGCCGCCTCGGTTCTGGACGTCTGGACCTCCGGCGGCTTGCGGTCGTCGGCCATTCCCGCGGCGGCGCCGTCGCCATCCTGCGCGCTCGTGAGGACCCGCGACTGGCTGCGGTCGTGAGCTGGGCCGGTGTTTCCACACTCTGGCGCTATTCCGAGCGCGAGCTGGAGGAGTGGAAGCGCAAGGGTTCCATGGAGTTCCTCAACATGCGGACGATGCAGCGCATGCGCATCGACAGCAGCTACGTCGCCGACCTGGAAGCCCACCGGGAGCGTTTCGACCTGGTGGAAGCGGTGCGGCAGCTCCAGATCCCCCTCCTCCTGGTGCATGGAAGCGAGGATCTCTCGGTCCCCGCGCAGGAGGCCCGCGAGTTGCAAGCCGCGGCCGGAGGGCGGGCGGAGCTGCACCAAGTCCCGGGTACCGGCCACACTTTCGGCGTGGTCCACCCCTGGGAGGGCAGCACGCCGGCCTTCGACGAGGCCACGCGCACCACGATCGGCTGGCTGCGCGAGCGACTCCAGGCGGACCGCTGACCAGGAAGCGAGAGCATGGCGGAACCACGCGACAAAGCTACGGAGCTGGCGGCAACATCGGCGGCCGGCCGCACGCCGTCCGGCAACATCGCCCAGCCGTCGGCCCACGAACGCGCCCTGGGCAGCGGCGCCATGCGTTTCGCCCCGCCGCCGCAACAGCGCATCAGCCGCGCCCACTTCGTCCCCGTGCAAATCCGCATCGGCGAGGAAGAATGCCACGACCTCGGGCGAGCCTCGAAGAAGGAATGGTTGGTGACCAACGGCATCGGCGGCTATGCCATGTCCACCGTGGTGGGCCTCAACACGCGCCGCGAGCACGGCCTCCTGGTGGCAGCGGTGCGCGGCCTCGGCGGCCGGCGGGTGGTGCTGTCGAAGATGGAGGAAACCGTCGTTATCCCGGGCGCCACGCGCTCCCTGGACACGACCTTCTATCCCGGCGTCGTGCACCCGCGTGGGTTCGAGCTTTCCAGCAGCTTCCGTCTCTATCCGTTTCCGAACTTCGTCTTCGCCGGTCACCGCTGGAGACTCGAGAAGCACGTCGTGCTCGTGCACGGTGAGAACACGGTCGTCGTCACCTACCGCATGCAGCCCCTGGCGAAGCGCCGCCCTGACGGTTTGAAGCGGCCCGATGCCTCCAGGGAGGCGGCGGGCGACGACGAGGGCGCCGTTGGGGAAGCGAACCAGTCTCCGGCCACCGCCGCCGGCGACACCGGCCCGATCGAGACGCTGAAGCTGCGCGTCCGCCCGCTTTTCGCCTTCCGCGAGGCGCATCAGCTCGGTGAGCGCAACGAGCGCATCCAGAGTGGCTTCGGCAGCCGCACCGTGGGCGAGCGCGGCTCGGTGGTGCGCTGCTCGCCCTATCCAGAGTGGGAACCGGTCTATCTCGTCTGCAACGAGGCGGGTTTCGTCGAGGGCCCGGACTGGTACAAGAGCGTCGAGTACCCGCAGGATCGCTACCGTGGTCTCGACTACAGCGAAGACCTGTGGAGCTACGGCTACTACGAGCTCGATCTGCGCATGGGCGAGTCGCTGACCATCGCTTGCACCCTGCACCCGCCGGAGACGCACGCGCCCAATTGGTCCGAGGAGCGCGAGGTGATCCGCCTGGCGCAGGTGATGGCGAAGTCACCGGACGAGTCTCCTTTCGCCCGCCGGCTCATGCTCGCCGCCGATCAGTTCGTGGTGCGGCGGGAACGCGACGTGCCGGCGCTCATCTCGGGCTATCCGTACTTCACCGACCACGTGCGCGAGACCCTCATCGCCATGCCCGGCTTGCTGTTGGTCACGGGCCGCCACCGCGACGCCAAGGCCATCCTGCGGGCCTACTCGCGCTCGTTGCAACGCGGCCTGCTCCCGCGGCGTTTCGCCGACGGCGGCCGTGCCGAATACGGCAGCATCGACGCGACGCTCTGGTTCTTCGTCGCCGTGTTCAAGTACTTGCAGTACACCGGTGACTTCGACTTCGTGCGCACCGAGCTGCGCATTCCTCTCCTCGAGGTGATGCGCTACTTCCAGGAGGGCACGCGCTTCGGCGTCCGCCTCGACCGCGACGGCCTCCTGCAGTGCGGTGAACCAGGGATCGCCCTCACCTGGATGGATGCCCGCGTCGGCGACCAACCGGTGACGCGCAGGGATGGCAAGCCCGTCGAGGTGAACGCGCTCTGGTACAACGCCCTGAAGGTGATGGAGCGCTTGGCCGAGCGGTTCTCCATCCCCAACGACATGGCCCGCTTCGCCCGCCGGGCCGAGCAGGTCGAAGCCAGTTTCCACGATTCCTTCTGGAACCGGGAGCTGGGTTGTCTACAGGACGTGGTGACCGCGACGGGCTCGGACGCGTCGATCCGGCCCAACCAGATCCTGGCGGTGAGCCTGCCGTTCCCGCTCCTCAACAGCGACGATTCCTCCAGCGTCCTCCGCGTGGTGGGGGAGAAGCTGCTCACGCCGCTCGGCCTGCGCACCCTCGATCCGGCGCATCCGATGTTCCGGCCTTCCTACGACGGCAACGAGGCCGAACGCGCCCGGGCGGCGCACCAGGGCACAGCCTGGGTGTGGTTGCTGGGGGCGTACATCGCGGCGCTGGTGAAGTGTCGCGGCGAGTCCGGTCGGACCGAGGCCGCTCGGCTCCTCGACCCGGTGCAGCGCCACCTCCTCGACGACTGCCTTGGGCAGGTGTCGGAGAAGAGCTGGGGCAACCCGCCGCACTGGCCGCGGGGCTGCCCGGCCGCGGCCGCCGCCGTGGGCGAGCTGCTCCGCGCCTACTACGAGGATGTGTTGGCTCGGAATCCGGGGGTGCGGGCGCCCATCCTACCTCCGCCGCTGCGCCGGGCGTAGCCCACGCTCGCCCCTACTCCGTTTCTGCACAATTGCTTACAAGGAAACGCTGGATCGTGATATCCTGAACGAGTCAGCGCCTCTCCGGCGAGCCTAACCTGTAGAAGCAGCGGGGGATCCGTGGTCCTACCTACCCTGCCGCGTTCCACCTCTGGGCGGGATGGGCGCGGTGCGCCGAGAGCGGTTGCGACCGTGCTCGGCGTCCTCCTTGTCCTTGCCGCCGTTGCCGGCCAGGCGCTCGTGCCGCTCGGCTCCGAGTTCCAGATCAACACCTTCACGCCGGCCCCCCAGGGGAGGCCGATCGTCGCCGCCCAGGCGTCGGGCCACTTCGTCGTCGTGTGGGAAAGCGTCGGCTCCCCGGGCAACGACAACAGCGTGTACTCGGTGCAGGGACAGCGCTACGCGCCCGACGGCAGCCCCCTCGGCAGCCAGTTCCAGGTCAACACGTACATTTCCAACAACCAGACCGACCCTGCCGTCGCTGCCGACGCGGCAGGCAACTTCGTGGTTGTGTGGACGAGCACGGGATCACCGGGTTCCGACAACAGCTCCTCCTCCGTTCAGGGGCAACGCTTCGTCGCCGACGGCACCCCACTCGGCAGCCAATTCCAAGTCAACACCTTCGAGACGAATACACAATGGCGGCCTTCGATTGCCTGCGACCCGGCGGGCAACTTCGTCGTCACCTGGGAAAGCACGGGTTCGTCGGGTACCGACAACAGCTCCACCTCCATCCAGGGGCAACGCTATGCCGCCAACGGCACCCCCTTGGGTGGCGAGTTCCAGGTCAACACCTACTTCCTCTCCGATCAACAACGCCCAGCCATCGCAGCCGATGCCGCGGGCAACTTCATCATCGTGTGGACCAGCTTGGGGTCGGTGGGGAACGACATCAGCGACACCTCCATTCAAGGGCAGCGCTATGCAACCGACGGCAGCCCCGTCGGTGGCCAGTTCCAGGTCAACACCCACACGGTGAGCACGCAAAACAAGTCTGCCGTGGCCTACGACGGCTCGGGCAACTTCGTGGCGGCGTGGGAAAGCAACAGCTCCCAGGGCTCGGACAACAGCATGTATTCCGTCCATGGGAGGCGTTACGCCGCCAATGGCACCGCGCTGGGCAGCCAGTTCCAGGCCAACACCTTCATCTTGAACAATCAGAGCTCGCCTTGTGTCGTCGTGGAGCCGTCGGGGAGTTTCATCATTGGTTGGAACAGCGTGGGCTCGTTGGGCACCGACAACAGCTCCACCTCGATCCAGTTCCAGCGGTACGCTGCCGACGGGAACCCCCTCGACGGTGAAACACAGGTCAACACCTTCACGACCGGGGTGCAATCGTTCCCGACCATGGCCACCGACGGCTTCGGCAAGTTCGTGGTCGTCTGGGAGAGTGCGGGATCTGCAGGGACGGATCACAGCGATACCTCGGTACAAGGTCAGCGCTACGACAGCTCCTTCACCATCACAGCGTCCGCGGGGGCGGGTGGGTCGATCACTCCGAGCGGCGCCGTGCCGGTCGCCTCCGGCGGAACGCAAGCCTTCACGATCACGCCGGACG harbors:
- the nth gene encoding endonuclease III codes for the protein MKKTIRGRKRAPAPKRATAVKRATEVKRAAAVKRATVVKRAKRAKTAVAKASAPRRATAGKRAPERRWAESPAALRHRMATILERLEQLYPQAKCSLGHENPLQLLIATILSAQCTDARVNMVTPALFARYPDARAFAEADLGELEEMIRSTGFYHNKARNIIACARELLLRHGGQVPADLESLVALPGIGRKTANVVLGNAFGIPGLVVDTHVTRLANLMFLTAQKDPNKIETDLMEVVPREKWTNLAHLFIEHGRRVCVARRPRCGDCVLHDVCPSSAV
- a CDS encoding alpha/beta fold hydrolase, whose product is MGSVSFEIPSQHGKSLRGDCLEPEGSGPWPVVVVCHGFKGFKNWGFFPELGQRLAQAGFATVLFNFSGAGVGPDLLTFTDFEAFARDTISQQIDDLGGVLDALHARRLGSGRLDLRRLAVVGHSRGGAVAILRAREDPRLAAVVSWAGVSTLWRYSERELEEWKRKGSMEFLNMRTMQRMRIDSSYVADLEAHRERFDLVEAVRQLQIPLLLVHGSEDLSVPAQEARELQAAAGGRAELHQVPGTGHTFGVVHPWEGSTPAFDEATRTTIGWLRERLQADR
- a CDS encoding amylo-alpha-1,6-glucosidase, yielding MAEPRDKATELAATSAAGRTPSGNIAQPSAHERALGSGAMRFAPPPQQRISRAHFVPVQIRIGEEECHDLGRASKKEWLVTNGIGGYAMSTVVGLNTRREHGLLVAAVRGLGGRRVVLSKMEETVVIPGATRSLDTTFYPGVVHPRGFELSSSFRLYPFPNFVFAGHRWRLEKHVVLVHGENTVVVTYRMQPLAKRRPDGLKRPDASREAAGDDEGAVGEANQSPATAAGDTGPIETLKLRVRPLFAFREAHQLGERNERIQSGFGSRTVGERGSVVRCSPYPEWEPVYLVCNEAGFVEGPDWYKSVEYPQDRYRGLDYSEDLWSYGYYELDLRMGESLTIACTLHPPETHAPNWSEEREVIRLAQVMAKSPDESPFARRLMLAADQFVVRRERDVPALISGYPYFTDHVRETLIAMPGLLLVTGRHRDAKAILRAYSRSLQRGLLPRRFADGGRAEYGSIDATLWFFVAVFKYLQYTGDFDFVRTELRIPLLEVMRYFQEGTRFGVRLDRDGLLQCGEPGIALTWMDARVGDQPVTRRDGKPVEVNALWYNALKVMERLAERFSIPNDMARFARRAEQVEASFHDSFWNRELGCLQDVVTATGSDASIRPNQILAVSLPFPLLNSDDSSSVLRVVGEKLLTPLGLRTLDPAHPMFRPSYDGNEAERARAAHQGTAWVWLLGAYIAALVKCRGESGRTEAARLLDPVQRHLLDDCLGQVSEKSWGNPPHWPRGCPAAAAAVGELLRAYYEDVLARNPGVRAPILPPPLRRA